A part of Salvelinus alpinus chromosome 23, SLU_Salpinus.1, whole genome shotgun sequence genomic DNA contains:
- the LOC139551378 gene encoding uncharacterized protein yields the protein MYKKKDEGKRPVCSLINPNPRPERPVYSLINPNPRPERPVCSLINPNPRPERPVCSLINPNPRPERPVCSLINPRPERPVCSLINPNPRPEPPVCSLINPNPRPERPVCSLINPNPRPEQRPVCSLINPTPRPEPPVCSLINPTPRPEPPVCSLINPNPRPERPVCSLINPTPQPEPPVCSLINPNPRPERPVCSLINPTPRPEPPVCSLINPNPRPERPVCSLINPTPRPEPPVCSLINPNPRPERPVCSLINPTPRPEPPVCSLINPNPRPEPPVCSLINPNPRPECPVCSLNAPRAKLSEFTNGQLHNALNLPTPRAHSGTPD from the exons ATGTACAAGAAGAAAGACGAGGGAA agcgtccagtgtgttctctgatcaaccctaatcctcggccagagcgtccagtgtatTCTCTGATCAACCCtaatcctcggccagagcgtccagtgtgttctctgatcaaccctaatcctcggccagagcgtccagtgtgttctctgatcaaccctaatcctcggccagagcgtccagtgtgttctCTGATCAaccctcggccagagcgtccagtgtgttctCTGATCAACCCTAATCCTCGGCCAGAGCCTCCAGTGTGTTCTCTGATCAACCCtaatcctcggccagagcgtccagtgtgttctctgatcaaccctaatcctcggccagagc agcgtccagtgtgttctctgatcaaccctactcctcggccagagcctCCAGTGTGTTctctgatcaaccctactcctcggccagagcctCCAGTGTGTTCTCTGATCAACCCtaatcctcggccagagcgtccagtgtgttctctgatcaaccctactcctcagccagagcctCCAGTGTGTTCTCTGATCAACCCtaatcctcggccagagcgtccagtgtgttctctgatcaaccctactcctcggccagagcctCCAGTGTGTTCTCTGATCAACCCtaatcctcggccagagcgtccagtgtgttctctgatcaaccctactcctcggccagagcctCCAGTGTGTTCTCTGATCAACCCtaatcctcggccagagcgtccagtgtgttctctgatcaaccctactcctcggccagagcctCCAGTGTGTTCTCTGATCAACCCTAATCCTCGGCCAGAGCCTCCAGTGTGTTCTCTGATCAACCCtaatcctcggccagagtgtccagtgtgttctctgaatgctccgagagcgaaactcTCTGAATTTACTAATGGACAACTtcacaatgctctgaatttaccaacgcCCAGAGCACACTCGGGCACTCCTGATTga